One genomic region from Epinephelus fuscoguttatus linkage group LG8, E.fuscoguttatus.final_Chr_v1 encodes:
- the LOC125893768 gene encoding urokinase plasminogen activator surface receptor-like, translating into MHLLTLILGIVLLPKAYSLKCYECIPGASGTCTDTIKECPSQCGAARVISYAGGSKLADINSKGCAVAEECVEASVNFGIAKTVITSKCCTSELCNAQPAPEPTKSNPNGKKCFTCDGQSCTATLNCDGNEDYCISTKVNKGNDKVTLKGCASKSVCSNTASAQISGAIGAQVSCCQGNFCNSASSTSAGLLLLLTPLVSLVVFS; encoded by the exons ATGCATCTCCTCACGCTGATCTTGGGTATTGTGCTGCTCCCTAAAG CCTACTCCCTGAAATGTTACGAGTGTATACCGGGAGCCTCAGGAACCTGCACAGACACAATAAAGGAATGTCCTTCGCAGTGTGGTGCAGCAAGAGTCATTTCATATGCAG gTGGCTCAAAACTTGCTGACATCAACTCAAAGGGTTGTGCTGTGGCTGAAGAGTGTGTTGAGGCCTCAGTCAACTTTGGGATCGCCAAAACCGTAATTACCAGCAAGTGTTGCACCTCGGAGCTCTGCAATGCCCAACCTGCCCCCG AGCCCACCAAATCCAATCCAAACGGCAAAAAGTGCTTCACCTGTGATGGACAATCATGCACCGCAACTCTGAACTGTGACGGGAATGAGGACTACTGCATCTCAACAAAAG TGAATAAAGGAAATGACAAGGTGACCCTGAAAGGCTGTGCCTCCAAGTCGGTCTGCTCAAATACAGCGTCTGCACAGATATCAGGGGCCATTGGAGCACAAGTTAGCTGCTGTCAGGGGAACTTCTGCAACAGCGCCAGCAGCACGAGTGCTGGACTTCTGCTCCTGCTGACACCACTGGTCTCTTTGGTCGTGTTTTCTTAA